GACTCCACAAGCGATGAGCGATCCTACCCAGACTGCGGAACAACTTGTCAAGACTTTGGAAGCAGAAAAGTTAAAGTCCAAGTCTGTACAAAGCAAACCTGTGCTGGCTAGCTGGATGGGAGGTGCAGAAGTTGCGCCTGGGGAGGAAATTCTCAACCGCGCTAGTATCTTTACTTTTCCCTATCCGGATACAGCAGCTCATGTATTTAATTTGATGTGGCGCTACAGTTATAACTTGCGCGGTATTTACGAAACTCCACTGCTGCCGGACAATTGTGGAGACGAGGCGTGCGATCGCGTTTTGGCAGAAACAATTATTAGAATGGCACGCTCTGCCGGTCGCACAATTCTAACTGAGTACGAATCGAAACAACTTTTGAGCGCCTACGGTATCCCCACCGTAGAAACCAAAATAGCCAAGACTCCAGAAGAAGCTGTCGAGTTAGCAGAAAAAATTGGCTATCCGGTTGTTCTCAAACTTTATTCCGAAACCATCACCCATAAAACAGATGTCGGCGGTGTGCGCTTGTTGTTACAAGATGCGATCGCAGTCACAGGTGCCTATAACGGTATCAAACATTCTGTCGCGGAAAAGGTTGGTGAAGAACATTTCTTAGGCGTCACAGTTCAGCCAATGCTGAAACTGGAAGGCTACGAAATTATCCTGGGTAGCAGTGTCGATCCCCAATTTGGCCCAGTGCTGTTATTCGGTACTGGCGGACAACTGGTAGAAGTATTTAAAGACCGAGCGCTCGCACTACCGCCGCTTAACAGTACTCTAGCGCGGCGAATGATGGAACAAACCAAAATTTACACCGCTCTTAAAGGTGTGCGCGGACGCGACCCTGTGAATATTGCCGCACTCGAACAGCTGTTAGTGCAATTCAGCCAGCTAGTTGTCGAACAGCCTTGGATCAAGGAAATTGATATCAATCCGTTACTCGCTTCCCCGCAAAGATTAATTGCGCTAGATGCGCGTGTGGTATTGCACGAACCGAATATCAGCGCTTCGGAGTTACCGAAACCTGCCATTCGTCCTTATCCGACGCAATATGTCGCATCTTGGCAGATGAAAAATGGCGCGGAAGTCACTATCCGCCCCATTCGTCCGGAAGATGAACCGTTATCGGTTAAGTTCCATCAAACGCTATCGGAAGAAACTGTTTATTTGCGGTACGCACATTTGGTAAAACTAAGTCAGCGGACTGCACACGAACGGTTGTCGCGTCTGTGCTTTATTGATTACGATCGCGAAATGGCGTTAGTGACCGAGTACGTCAATCCCGAAACCGGACAAGCGCAGATTATCGGTATCGGTAGGTTAAGCAAATTGCACGGTACGTCTGAGGCTGAGTTCTCTATGTTAGTGAGCGATCGCTTCCAACGTCAAGGTTTGGGCACTGAGTTGCTGCGCCGCTTAGTGCAAATTGCTCGCGATGAAAAATTGGATCGCATTACTGCTGATATTCTCAGCAATAATATGGCGATGCAGCGCATTTCTGAAAAGTTGGGTTTCCGGCTGGAGCGCATTATCGGCGAACCGATGGTGAAAGCAATTTTTGAGTTGTAAAAAGTAGGGTGGGCATCGCCCACCTTTTTATCAAAATATGGCATACAGTAATTTTAGTTTAGCTAATGTCAAACAAACCTTTGATTTAACTATAGAAGAAAATCAAAACCTGTTTAGCGAAGTTGATGCTGTTGAACCATCCGATATTTTAAGAATAATTTTACAAGAGTATATTCCTTTAGCTACAGCAATTAATACGGAAAAAGCTCGCTCAGAATTACTGATTTCTCAAGTATTAGCAGATGTCAGACGACAATTAAATTACCGAGTTAGTTTATTCTCCGGGACTGATTTTAATGTCGATGAAAAATTGGGACTTAACGGTTATTGCGATTTTATTATTAGTTGTTCTCCAGAACAATATTTCATTACGGCTCCAGTGATTACTATTGCTGAGGCAAAAAATGAAAATATCACTGGTGGTTTAGGCCAATGCGTAGCGAGTATGGTAGGAGCGCAGTTATTT
The genomic region above belongs to Aerosakkonema funiforme FACHB-1375 and contains:
- a CDS encoding bifunctional acetate--CoA ligase family protein/GNAT family N-acetyltransferase — translated: MQTPTPIKQTTDPAHDVLRYEYQPLDAIFAPKNVAVIGATEKAGSVGRTILWNLISNPFGGTVFPVNPKRPSVLGIKAYANIAAVPEQVDLAVVVTPASTVPGVISECVDAGVKGAIIISAGFKEAGPSGIELERQVLEQARRGRMRLIGPNCLGVMSPISGLNATFASAMARPGNVGFISQSGALCTAILDWSFRENVGFSAFVSIGSMLDVGWGDLIYYLGDDPRTESIVIYMESIGDARSFLSAAREVALTKPIIVIKVGQTEAAAKAAASHTGSLTGSDEVLNAAFRRTGVLRVNSIDDLFNMAEVLAKQPRPKGKRLTIVTNAGGPGVLATDALITEGGELAELSPDTVEKLKAILPPAASTHNPIDILGDAEPERYAKTLEIVAKDPNSDGLLAILTPQAMSDPTQTAEQLVKTLEAEKLKSKSVQSKPVLASWMGGAEVAPGEEILNRASIFTFPYPDTAAHVFNLMWRYSYNLRGIYETPLLPDNCGDEACDRVLAETIIRMARSAGRTILTEYESKQLLSAYGIPTVETKIAKTPEEAVELAEKIGYPVVLKLYSETITHKTDVGGVRLLLQDAIAVTGAYNGIKHSVAEKVGEEHFLGVTVQPMLKLEGYEIILGSSVDPQFGPVLLFGTGGQLVEVFKDRALALPPLNSTLARRMMEQTKIYTALKGVRGRDPVNIAALEQLLVQFSQLVVEQPWIKEIDINPLLASPQRLIALDARVVLHEPNISASELPKPAIRPYPTQYVASWQMKNGAEVTIRPIRPEDEPLSVKFHQTLSEETVYLRYAHLVKLSQRTAHERLSRLCFIDYDREMALVTEYVNPETGQAQIIGIGRLSKLHGTSEAEFSMLVSDRFQRQGLGTELLRRLVQIARDEKLDRITADILSNNMAMQRISEKLGFRLERIIGEPMVKAIFEL